A DNA window from Candidatus Protochlamydia naegleriophila contains the following coding sequences:
- a CDS encoding 1-deoxy-D-xylulose-5-phosphate reductoisomerase, whose protein sequence is MKRIAILGSTGSIGQNALKVARHLGSDIQVVAIAARENIDLLEEQARDFAPRLIAVYNADKALELQRRLPGQTILSGMEGLLAVASHPEADMVISAMAGTVGLQPTIEAIRAGKDVGLANKEALVSGGALIMQLVAEKGVKLLPIDSEHSAIFQCLKNEPARSVRRIILTSSGGPFRTWTDQQLENVTIEQALNHPTWKMGPKVTIDSSTLMNKGLEVIEAYWLFGVDLDQIDVVVHPQSIIHSLVEFSDYSMLAQMGEPSMIVPIQYAMTYPDRQPGLLKPFDFVKNSKLEFSVPNKHTFRCLALAYEALRQGGSLPCYMNAANEVLVERFLKGEISWKEIGIQLEVLMNRHAVVAIDSLDIILAVDALAREEAARCEVTSC, encoded by the coding sequence ATGAAAAGAATTGCCATTTTAGGAAGTACGGGTTCAATCGGGCAAAATGCCTTGAAGGTTGCGCGTCATTTAGGGTCGGACATTCAAGTTGTAGCGATTGCAGCGCGTGAGAATATTGATTTATTAGAGGAGCAGGCACGTGACTTTGCTCCACGGCTGATTGCTGTTTACAATGCGGATAAGGCGTTGGAATTGCAAAGGCGCTTGCCTGGACAGACGATTCTTTCTGGCATGGAGGGGCTCTTAGCGGTGGCCTCGCATCCTGAGGCGGACATGGTCATTTCGGCCATGGCCGGCACAGTCGGATTGCAGCCAACGATTGAAGCGATACGAGCGGGTAAAGACGTTGGTCTAGCCAACAAAGAGGCGCTCGTTTCTGGCGGTGCTCTGATCATGCAGCTTGTCGCAGAAAAGGGAGTCAAGCTTCTTCCCATTGATAGCGAGCATAGTGCCATTTTTCAATGCTTAAAAAATGAACCGGCCAGGTCTGTGCGCCGCATTATTTTGACCTCTTCTGGCGGGCCCTTTAGAACGTGGACAGATCAGCAGCTAGAAAACGTGACTATCGAGCAGGCCCTCAATCATCCCACCTGGAAAATGGGTCCAAAAGTGACGATCGACTCTTCGACTTTGATGAATAAGGGATTAGAGGTGATCGAAGCCTATTGGCTTTTTGGTGTCGATCTTGATCAGATTGACGTTGTGGTTCATCCGCAGAGTATCATTCATAGTTTGGTTGAGTTTAGTGACTATTCTATGTTGGCTCAAATGGGAGAGCCAAGCATGATCGTTCCCATCCAGTATGCGATGACTTACCCCGATCGCCAGCCAGGCTTACTCAAACCCTTTGACTTTGTCAAAAACAGCAAGTTAGAATTTTCAGTGCCAAACAAACACACTTTCCGCTGCTTAGCTTTAGCCTATGAGGCGCTTCGACAGGGCGGCAGTCTCCCGTGCTATATGAATGCTGCTAATGAAGTCTTAGTTGAACGCTTTTTGAAAGGGGAGATTAGCTGGAAAGAGATTGGCATTCAATTAGAAGTGTTAATGAATCGGCACGCCGTTGTTGCGATTGATTCTTTAGATATTATTTTGGCCGTAGATGCTCTTGCACGAGAAGAGGCTGCAAGGTGTGAAGTAACCAGTTGTTAA
- a CDS encoding site-2 protease family protein, translated as MVVSILYVILAILGLSFLIFIHELGHYYMARRLGMRVETFSIGFGNPIYSWERDGVKWQIGWLLFGGYVKIAGMDASDQKDLYEVQDGFFGKGPFDRIKVAFMGPFVNIVFALLMFALLWFAGGREKNFSEYTKRIGWIDPKSELYVKGLRPGDEITAYNGQDFQGSKDHLSAPMTSPEEIEVQGNLVNFHTKEKTPFSYTVKTYSHPGAIEKDIVTAGILNSASYVIYDRLPGGKENPLPEGSPMQYSGIEYGDRIVWMDGLPIYSLQQMTHVLNDEKALVTVQRGQETFLRRIPRVRTEELKLDAEVREELIDWQFEAQLNGTKIQKLYTLPYNLNNECVVEGRVKFIDKEKEEEAFPKHPYSLLETPLEEGDVILAIDGIQVTYSFEILSRLQQRRVNIIIERTPALAQVPSWKVEDQLFDEQFSPQDLDKLVSKIGLTNEPRSVGNLFLLDPIVPKMRKDFELSPESQAALAADLETQRQEIEGIDDPEKRAHARTLLENRDKQLLLGLPAVADQKVNYNPNPLTLFNKVFEEIWHTLKALFTGSLNPKWMSGPIGIVQVVHDNSMTSWKEAIFWLGAISLNLGFLNLLPLPVLDGGAICFALYEILTGKRLKSQTIEKLIIPFAILLIGFFIFLTYHDLSRLLHTLFH; from the coding sequence ATGGTTGTCAGTATTCTTTATGTCATCCTCGCCATCTTAGGCCTTAGCTTTTTGATTTTTATTCATGAGCTTGGCCACTATTATATGGCTCGTCGTTTGGGCATGCGTGTCGAAACATTTTCAATAGGGTTCGGAAATCCCATCTATTCTTGGGAAAGAGACGGAGTTAAATGGCAAATCGGCTGGCTACTTTTTGGTGGCTACGTCAAGATTGCCGGAATGGATGCTTCTGATCAGAAAGACCTTTATGAAGTTCAGGACGGTTTTTTTGGAAAAGGTCCTTTTGACCGCATTAAGGTCGCTTTCATGGGACCCTTCGTAAACATTGTGTTTGCACTCTTGATGTTTGCTCTCCTCTGGTTTGCGGGTGGGCGAGAAAAGAATTTTAGCGAATATACCAAGCGAATTGGCTGGATCGATCCTAAATCCGAGCTCTATGTCAAAGGATTGCGTCCAGGCGATGAAATCACTGCCTATAATGGCCAGGATTTTCAAGGTTCGAAAGACCATTTATCTGCTCCGATGACATCTCCTGAAGAGATCGAAGTGCAGGGCAATCTTGTCAATTTCCATACGAAAGAGAAAACGCCTTTTTCTTACACTGTTAAAACCTATTCGCATCCTGGTGCGATCGAAAAAGATATTGTAACTGCCGGTATTTTGAATTCGGCGAGCTACGTCATCTATGACCGTCTTCCAGGTGGAAAAGAAAATCCTTTACCAGAAGGATCTCCCATGCAATATAGCGGGATCGAATATGGTGACCGCATTGTATGGATGGATGGCTTACCGATTTACTCTCTACAGCAGATGACGCATGTTTTAAATGATGAGAAAGCTTTGGTTACAGTTCAGCGCGGACAAGAGACCTTTTTGCGCCGCATTCCAAGAGTTAGGACTGAAGAGCTTAAGCTCGATGCTGAAGTGAGAGAAGAGCTGATCGATTGGCAATTTGAAGCGCAATTGAATGGAACAAAGATTCAAAAGCTTTACACTCTTCCCTATAATCTCAACAATGAATGCGTCGTTGAAGGACGAGTCAAGTTTATCGATAAGGAGAAAGAAGAGGAAGCCTTTCCAAAGCACCCTTATTCTCTCTTAGAAACACCTTTAGAAGAGGGAGATGTCATTTTAGCTATCGATGGCATTCAGGTAACCTATTCATTTGAAATTTTGTCCAGGTTGCAGCAGCGCCGTGTCAACATTATCATCGAACGCACACCAGCGCTTGCTCAAGTTCCTTCCTGGAAAGTTGAAGACCAGCTATTCGATGAGCAGTTTAGTCCGCAAGATTTAGATAAGCTCGTTTCTAAGATTGGATTGACTAATGAGCCAAGATCGGTTGGAAATCTCTTTTTGTTAGATCCGATTGTTCCTAAAATGCGTAAAGATTTTGAATTGAGCCCAGAAAGTCAAGCTGCTTTAGCTGCAGATCTAGAGACACAGCGCCAGGAAATCGAAGGAATCGATGACCCAGAAAAGCGCGCCCATGCTCGCACGCTTTTGGAAAACAGAGATAAGCAGCTCCTTTTAGGATTGCCAGCCGTGGCCGACCAAAAGGTCAATTATAATCCCAATCCGTTGACTTTGTTTAATAAGGTCTTCGAGGAAATTTGGCATACTTTAAAAGCCTTATTTACGGGTTCATTGAACCCTAAGTGGATGAGTGGTCCGATCGGTATCGTACAAGTCGTTCACGATAATTCGATGACAAGCTGGAAAGAAGCCATTTTCTGGCTCGGTGCAATCAGTTTGAACCTAGGATTCTTGAATCTGTTGCCATTGCCTGTTCTAGATGGAGGAGCCATTTGCTTTGCCCTTTATGAAATCCTCACAGGAAAGCGGCTCAAATCTCAAACCATTGAAAAGTTGATCATTCCGTTTGCGATCTTATTAATCGGATTTTTCATCTTTTTAACTTACCACGACTTGTCTCGTTTATTGCACACGCTCTTTCATTGA
- a CDS encoding ABC transporter ATP-binding protein has protein sequence MNEDFHQRYHHEDPKSQSVDYALIKRLLTYLQPYRYWVLAAITILLLSKALEAWVPIQIGHLTQFILTYQPQSSSSKVFFDQVMSQGLWILLWIMSSYLLDTINIFIKNRVGQQALLTLRTQVYGHIQKLPVAYYDRQAIGRLMTRTIHDVDQINQLFSESVIPIIGSLFLFTSILTGIFFINWKIGLGILAIMPFVWWFTRHFRHYQRISYQLVRAILSSMNAFMQEHLMGIGIIRSFNLYKQEKKTFDELNQDYFDASIETIHHFALFFAGIEWIQNVTLALVFVILVQFSGPEGFQAGTYFTISLYGLMVFRPLADLAERYNVLQSAIASAEKIFDILDTPLETAGAQPGLPLDAIHSIEFDQVWFAYEKEEWVLQGLSLCIQKGESVALVGMTGSGKTSVLNLLLRLYEFQKGSIKINGQDIRCYSVAALRRHFSVILQDPVIFSGTVEDNIALYDPTISLNQVKTSAAFVNLEPLIEKLPSRYQSHLRERGISLSAGEMQLISLARAVAHHRSVVIFDEATSNIDTHTERLIQDSLEKIFVSQTALIIAHRLSTVRDVNRIYVLADGKVAEDGTHVELMAREGVYENLYRLQFSNY, from the coding sequence ATGAATGAGGATTTTCACCAACGCTATCACCATGAAGATCCAAAGAGCCAATCGGTTGACTATGCTCTCATCAAAAGATTGCTCACATACTTACAGCCCTATCGCTACTGGGTCTTGGCGGCCATCACGATCCTATTACTATCCAAAGCACTCGAAGCGTGGGTGCCGATTCAAATCGGCCATTTGACGCAATTCATTTTAACTTATCAGCCCCAGTCAAGCTCCTCGAAAGTCTTTTTTGACCAGGTGATGAGCCAGGGCCTTTGGATTTTACTTTGGATCATGAGCAGCTATTTATTGGATACGATCAATATTTTCATAAAAAATCGGGTGGGACAGCAAGCGCTCTTGACTCTACGCACGCAAGTATATGGGCACATTCAAAAACTTCCAGTTGCTTATTATGATCGCCAGGCGATTGGGCGCTTGATGACGCGCACCATACATGATGTTGATCAAATTAATCAGCTATTTTCAGAGAGTGTCATCCCAATTATTGGCAGTTTATTCCTCTTTACCAGCATCTTAACCGGGATCTTTTTCATCAATTGGAAAATTGGCTTGGGAATTTTAGCGATCATGCCTTTTGTCTGGTGGTTTACTCGCCATTTTCGCCATTACCAGCGCATTAGCTATCAATTGGTTAGGGCGATTCTCTCTTCGATGAATGCCTTCATGCAAGAGCATCTCATGGGCATTGGCATTATTCGAAGCTTTAATTTGTACAAGCAAGAGAAAAAAACTTTTGATGAACTCAATCAAGACTATTTTGATGCGAGCATTGAAACCATTCATCACTTTGCCCTTTTTTTTGCGGGCATTGAATGGATCCAAAATGTGACTCTTGCACTTGTGTTTGTCATTTTGGTGCAATTTTCCGGACCCGAGGGCTTTCAGGCGGGAACGTATTTTACAATCAGCTTATATGGGCTCATGGTTTTTCGCCCCTTGGCCGATTTAGCAGAACGTTATAATGTTTTGCAATCGGCAATCGCATCTGCTGAAAAGATTTTTGATATATTGGATACCCCTCTTGAAACGGCAGGCGCGCAGCCTGGTTTGCCCTTAGATGCGATTCATTCGATTGAATTCGATCAGGTATGGTTTGCCTACGAAAAAGAGGAATGGGTTTTGCAGGGCCTTTCCCTATGCATTCAAAAAGGGGAGTCGGTAGCTTTAGTTGGAATGACAGGCTCTGGGAAGACGAGCGTCTTAAACCTGTTGCTGCGTCTGTATGAATTTCAGAAAGGAAGCATTAAAATTAACGGACAAGATATTCGCTGTTACTCAGTTGCCGCTTTGCGGCGTCATTTTAGCGTCATTTTGCAGGATCCCGTCATTTTTTCTGGAACCGTTGAAGACAATATTGCTTTGTACGATCCAACAATTTCATTGAATCAAGTGAAAACAAGCGCTGCATTTGTCAATCTCGAGCCTTTAATCGAAAAGCTGCCCTCTCGCTATCAGTCCCATTTGAGAGAAAGGGGAATCAGCTTGTCAGCTGGCGAAATGCAGCTTATTTCTCTTGCCCGCGCAGTAGCTCATCATCGCAGCGTCGTCATCTTCGACGAAGCCACCTCCAATATCGATACGCATACCGAAAGGCTCATTCAAGACTCCTTGGAGAAAATCTTTGTGAGTCAAACGGCTTTGATCATTGCTCACCGTCTTTCAACCGTGCGCGATGTTAACCGCATTTATGTGTTGGCTGATGGAAAGGTGGCAGAAGATGGAACGCATGTCGAGCTTATGGCTAGGGAAGGAGTGTATGAAAATTTGTATCGGCTGCAGTTTTCAAACTACTGA
- a CDS encoding ABC transporter ATP-binding protein, translating to MNKSLAGSLIDMVRHYRLRVFLAFLLVLASNLLLILNPLILRQAIMAIIPQPEEEANRLTHLLEWFLGPLFYCAYSWAYLIIAIATLSAVLKYFMRMIFISIGREVELKVRRELFERIQSQSKGFFDQHGIGDLLSRLTNDITAYRDLLGPGMMYPLFFITLLIPALIALFNLSPLMAAISLIPIISIYALNMAIRQPLYQISKEVQQSLGDLSVMAHEHYSGIRIVKSYGIESTLSRLFKKLCLQFKDLNMRLVCFQGMVFPVLTLITKAVTVLIVLLAGAIISFGWMELTMADFLSFMWIQSYLFSPLLMLGWILPMYQKGKAAYARLTEIYEEPIEIYAKEPYIDSIPPQVDIVIKDLTFHYPKQTKPALVDLNVSIAGGSFVGLTGPVGSGKTTLFRLLNREYEVPEGKIFIADHEIHHYSLQAFHDAFVVVEQMPFLFSKTIKDNIGFGLQGVEQSTIDKVARQADLHDAVLSFPKQYETVVGERGASLSGGQKQRVAIARAFLADRPILLLDDIFSALDAETEKHIFESMKTHFADKTVLLITHRVSILERLDRVIFMKEGRIIEDGMPQSLLKQKGCYEALVNLQKMRRI from the coding sequence ATGAATAAAAGCTTGGCGGGCAGTTTAATCGATATGGTACGCCATTATCGCCTCAGAGTTTTTTTAGCCTTCCTCTTAGTATTAGCCTCCAATTTACTTTTGATATTAAATCCTCTCATTCTTCGCCAAGCGATCATGGCAATCATTCCGCAGCCCGAAGAGGAAGCTAACCGGCTGACTCATCTCTTGGAATGGTTTTTAGGGCCTCTTTTTTACTGTGCTTATAGCTGGGCTTATCTTATCATTGCAATTGCAACTTTATCAGCCGTCCTAAAATACTTTATGCGGATGATTTTTATTTCGATTGGACGGGAAGTCGAGCTCAAAGTCCGCAGGGAGCTATTTGAAAGGATTCAGTCTCAGTCGAAAGGTTTTTTTGATCAGCACGGCATCGGAGATCTTTTAAGCCGTTTAACAAACGATATTACGGCTTACAGAGATTTGCTCGGCCCTGGAATGATGTACCCTTTATTTTTTATCACGCTCTTGATTCCAGCTCTCATCGCGCTTTTCAATCTGTCGCCTCTCATGGCTGCAATCAGCTTAATTCCAATTATCAGCATTTATGCTCTGAATATGGCCATCCGCCAGCCTCTTTATCAAATTTCTAAAGAGGTGCAGCAATCGCTTGGAGATTTGAGCGTGATGGCTCATGAACACTATTCGGGCATCCGCATTGTCAAGAGTTATGGGATTGAATCGACTCTGTCTCGTTTATTTAAAAAGCTATGCCTTCAATTCAAAGATCTGAACATGCGCCTAGTCTGCTTTCAAGGCATGGTATTTCCTGTTTTAACCCTGATTACCAAGGCAGTCACTGTCTTGATTGTTTTACTGGCTGGAGCCATTATTTCATTTGGCTGGATGGAGTTAACGATGGCGGATTTCCTTTCGTTCATGTGGATTCAATCCTATCTTTTTAGCCCTTTATTAATGCTTGGATGGATTTTGCCCATGTATCAAAAGGGGAAGGCGGCTTATGCAAGGCTCACTGAAATTTATGAAGAGCCGATCGAAATCTATGCCAAAGAACCTTATATCGATAGCATCCCGCCGCAGGTTGATATTGTCATCAAAGACCTCACTTTTCATTATCCCAAGCAAACCAAACCGGCGCTCGTGGATTTGAATGTATCCATTGCCGGGGGATCATTCGTCGGCTTAACTGGGCCTGTGGGATCCGGTAAAACAACCCTCTTCCGCTTGCTGAATCGCGAGTACGAAGTGCCTGAGGGCAAGATTTTTATTGCTGATCATGAAATTCATCATTATAGCTTGCAAGCTTTTCACGATGCATTTGTGGTAGTTGAGCAGATGCCTTTTTTGTTTTCCAAAACAATTAAGGATAACATTGGATTCGGATTGCAAGGGGTTGAACAGAGTACGATTGATAAAGTTGCAAGACAAGCCGACTTGCACGATGCTGTTCTCTCTTTTCCCAAACAATATGAAACGGTTGTTGGAGAAAGGGGTGCTTCTTTATCCGGCGGACAAAAGCAAAGGGTTGCCATTGCACGCGCCTTTTTGGCTGATCGGCCCATTCTCTTGTTAGATGATATTTTTTCGGCGCTGGATGCAGAAACAGAAAAACACATCTTTGAATCTATGAAAACGCATTTTGCTGATAAAACAGTTTTATTAATCACCCACCGAGTGTCTATCTTAGAGCGGCTAGACCGGGTCATTTTTATGAAAGAGGGGCGCATCATAGAAGATGGAATGCCTCAATCGCTTTTAAAGCAAAAAGGGTGCTATGAAGCCCTTGTTAACCTGCAAAAAATGCGGCGCATATGA
- a CDS encoding ABC transporter ATP-binding protein: protein MSGNLLTVENLSKHFRLGQKIIPAVQSICFTLKQGEILGLGGESGCGKSTLGKLLLRLTEPTGGSVKFESQDIFNMHGKDLKHLRRHVQMIFQHPASSLNPCMTIEEILWEPFQIHGLAKGKEKAHVIEKLLGEVGLPAHFSKRLPQELSGGQKQRVAIARALALEPKLIVCDEPFSALDVSVQGQLINLMQAIQQTLGLSYILISHDLGVMRHFTHRLAIMYLGTFVELAPSSSLFAKPLHPYTQALLDAIPTLDLKKQPIGLKGEIPTLLQPISGCPFQTRCPFASDVCKRVKPAWKEVKPGHFTACHLYA from the coding sequence ATGAGCGGTAATTTATTGACAGTCGAAAATCTATCCAAGCATTTTCGTTTGGGACAGAAAATCATCCCTGCAGTCCAATCTATTTGCTTTACTCTAAAGCAAGGCGAAATTTTGGGACTCGGAGGAGAAAGCGGATGCGGCAAATCCACCCTCGGCAAACTATTGCTGCGCTTAACCGAACCAACGGGCGGGTCTGTCAAATTTGAAAGCCAAGACATTTTTAACATGCATGGCAAAGACTTAAAACACTTACGACGCCACGTGCAGATGATTTTTCAACATCCTGCAAGCTCTCTCAATCCTTGCATGACCATCGAAGAGATTTTATGGGAGCCTTTTCAAATTCATGGCCTTGCGAAAGGCAAAGAGAAGGCACATGTCATCGAAAAGCTGCTGGGCGAGGTAGGGCTTCCAGCCCATTTTTCAAAAAGGCTGCCTCAAGAATTGAGCGGCGGGCAAAAACAGCGCGTTGCCATCGCCCGCGCCTTGGCATTAGAGCCGAAGTTAATTGTCTGTGATGAACCGTTTTCCGCCTTGGATGTCTCAGTTCAAGGACAGCTCATCAATTTGATGCAAGCCATCCAACAAACATTAGGCTTGAGCTACATTTTAATTTCACATGACCTTGGAGTCATGCGCCATTTTACTCATCGATTGGCAATCATGTATCTGGGCACATTTGTAGAACTAGCTCCGAGCTCATCGCTCTTTGCCAAACCTCTTCACCCTTATACGCAAGCCCTATTGGATGCGATTCCAACTTTAGACCTAAAGAAACAGCCGATTGGATTAAAAGGCGAGATTCCAACACTTTTGCAACCAATTAGTGGCTGCCCCTTTCAAACACGCTGTCCCTTTGCGTCGGACGTATGCAAACGCGTTAAACCTGCTTGGAAAGAGGTCAAGCCGGGCCATTTCACAGCCTGTCACCTCTACGCTTAA
- a CDS encoding ABC transporter ATP-binding protein, whose protein sequence is MKIPLLDVRSLCLSFATSQGSIDALRGVNFCLYPGEIVGLIGESGCGKSLTAFSLLKLFPTNSHRLSGKVLFEEKDLLNASEKEMQTIRGQKIGLIFQDPSLSLNPTKRIGDQLIEGLVHHQHMSKQAALQMGIEWLQKVGISDASHRMRQYPHEMSGGMKQRIVIAMTLACRPSLVIADEPTTALDVTIQAQILELLKSLQKEQKMTILLITHDLGVAASCCDRLMVMYAGQIIESNSLSGLIQTPQHPYTQALLKAKQSLAESQGHPLFTLPGSPPLATSLKGCAFGPRCSHAMRICQEMAPPLDDNAHPAVACWLKFRKEQP, encoded by the coding sequence ATGAAAATACCACTACTCGACGTTCGCTCTCTTTGCTTATCCTTTGCCACTTCACAAGGCTCGATCGACGCCCTAAGAGGGGTTAATTTCTGCCTTTACCCTGGAGAAATCGTAGGTTTGATCGGTGAATCGGGATGCGGCAAAAGCCTGACTGCTTTTTCATTGTTGAAGCTTTTCCCCACTAATTCTCATCGCCTGTCCGGCAAAGTGCTTTTTGAAGAAAAAGATCTCTTAAATGCGTCGGAAAAAGAGATGCAAACCATTCGAGGTCAAAAGATCGGTTTGATTTTCCAAGATCCCTCTTTAAGCCTTAATCCTACCAAGCGAATAGGCGATCAATTGATTGAGGGATTAGTTCATCATCAACACATGAGCAAGCAAGCAGCTTTGCAAATGGGAATTGAGTGGCTGCAAAAGGTTGGGATAAGCGACGCATCGCATCGCATGAGGCAGTATCCTCATGAAATGAGTGGCGGTATGAAACAGCGCATCGTCATTGCCATGACGCTGGCCTGCCGTCCCTCACTCGTCATTGCCGATGAGCCTACGACCGCACTCGACGTTACCATTCAGGCACAAATACTAGAGCTTCTTAAATCGCTGCAAAAAGAACAAAAAATGACAATCTTACTCATTACGCATGATTTAGGAGTTGCTGCAAGCTGCTGCGACCGCCTGATGGTTATGTATGCGGGACAAATTATCGAGTCAAATTCTTTAAGCGGGCTCATTCAAACCCCGCAACACCCCTATACACAAGCCTTACTCAAAGCCAAGCAAAGCCTGGCTGAATCACAAGGACACCCCTTGTTCACACTGCCAGGCTCTCCTCCCCTTGCAACCTCTCTTAAGGGCTGCGCTTTTGGTCCAAGATGCTCTCACGCCATGCGCATCTGCCAAGAAATGGCTCCTCCACTTGATGATAACGCTCATCCAGCTGTTGCTTGTTGGTTAAAATTCCGAAAGGAGCAGCCATGA
- a CDS encoding universal stress protein: MLTSITKRPRDVNAYQAAAILYGDWGTSKAYVIGLAFAIANYSSFWLILAVCVLIALVGTNYITICQFSPSGGGVYASARKKSEILALIGAFFLIADYLITAALSSLSCFEYMGVAHPAYWAIGSIVVIGGFNFFGPRHTGNLALVIAILTASTVVFLAVLAIPYLKDAVHAIRPPEGGFLKNWNSFVGIIVALSGVEAIANTTGVMKLDPGSTDEHPSVHQTSRKAILMVMIEVCIFTGLFGLAMHAIPQMEVVDGRIVASDGSSIRDAMLRYMGNYFVTHHWGTEAMGHTAGVIISIVFAILLLSAVNTAINALTSLMFVMSRDGEMPGLFQKLNSFGVPIFPLMLATGTAAFVLLFVHDIAALADLYAVGFVGAIATNLGVNAYDMTIPMTKWQRRFMWFTFAIMIVIEVTLFIDKPNARRFAIYLLTAGLILRALVIEHRQRQWASKKVTLRHASLYTDDTRTPLHYGAILCAVRTIGKTLNFALHEAKKHEQPLYILFIREQKVVTDEDKNRTWLDDDEACKIFDYAKESSHEMTIKFFYSVSASPVTTIVSMAEELKVSSIILGRPRHSAMLQMLRGNVVQEVSEVLPPDIDLLVIS, encoded by the coding sequence ATGTTAACATCGATCACAAAAAGACCCCGAGACGTCAATGCCTATCAAGCAGCCGCCATTTTATACGGAGATTGGGGGACAAGTAAGGCTTATGTCATCGGCTTAGCCTTTGCCATTGCAAATTACAGCTCATTTTGGCTCATCCTGGCAGTTTGCGTCTTGATTGCCTTGGTTGGAACTAATTACATCACCATTTGCCAATTCAGCCCGAGTGGAGGTGGTGTTTATGCTTCCGCGCGCAAGAAATCTGAGATTCTTGCCTTAATCGGTGCCTTTTTCTTAATCGCCGACTATTTAATCACGGCTGCGCTAAGCTCGCTCTCTTGCTTTGAATACATGGGGGTGGCTCATCCAGCTTATTGGGCCATCGGTTCAATTGTAGTCATAGGCGGCTTTAATTTTTTCGGCCCGCGCCATACGGGTAATCTCGCTTTGGTCATAGCGATTTTGACTGCCAGCACGGTCGTATTTTTAGCTGTTTTAGCCATTCCTTATTTAAAAGATGCCGTGCACGCCATCCGACCGCCTGAGGGTGGGTTCTTGAAGAATTGGAATAGTTTTGTGGGCATCATTGTCGCTTTGTCTGGGGTTGAGGCAATAGCCAATACGACTGGTGTTATGAAATTGGATCCGGGGAGCACGGATGAGCATCCATCGGTGCATCAAACCTCTAGAAAGGCCATCTTGATGGTCATGATCGAAGTATGCATTTTTACGGGATTATTTGGGCTTGCCATGCATGCTATTCCCCAAATGGAAGTGGTGGATGGGCGCATTGTTGCATCAGACGGCTCAAGCATTAGAGATGCCATGTTGCGCTACATGGGAAATTACTTTGTGACCCATCATTGGGGAACAGAAGCGATGGGACATACGGCAGGAGTTATCATCAGCATCGTTTTTGCTATCTTGCTTCTTTCTGCCGTCAATACCGCCATCAATGCATTGACTTCATTAATGTTTGTGATGTCGCGTGATGGGGAAATGCCTGGACTTTTCCAAAAACTGAACTCATTCGGAGTTCCCATTTTTCCGCTCATGCTTGCCACCGGAACGGCTGCATTTGTCCTCCTTTTCGTCCATGACATCGCGGCCTTGGCCGACCTTTACGCTGTCGGGTTTGTAGGGGCCATTGCGACCAATTTAGGGGTTAATGCCTATGATATGACGATCCCCATGACGAAGTGGCAGCGGCGCTTTATGTGGTTTACTTTTGCCATCATGATTGTGATCGAAGTGACACTCTTTATCGATAAGCCGAATGCACGCCGCTTTGCCATCTATTTACTGACGGCAGGATTGATCTTGCGCGCTCTCGTCATCGAGCATCGTCAAAGGCAATGGGCCTCTAAAAAGGTCACGCTTCGGCATGCTTCACTCTATACTGACGATACGCGCACACCACTCCACTATGGGGCCATTTTGTGCGCCGTGAGAACAATTGGCAAAACGCTGAATTTCGCACTGCATGAAGCCAAAAAGCATGAACAGCCTTTGTACATTTTATTCATTCGCGAACAAAAAGTGGTCACAGATGAAGATAAAAATCGCACCTGGCTAGATGATGATGAGGCATGCAAAATTTTCGACTATGCTAAAGAGAGCTCACATGAAATGACAATCAAGTTCTTCTACTCAGTGAGCGCCTCTCCCGTGACAACCATCGTCAGCATGGCCGAAGAATTGAAGGTTTCAAGCATCATTTTGGGCAGGCCTCGCCATAGCGCCATGCTGCAAATGCTGAGAGGAAATGTCGTGCAGGAAGTCTCAGAAGTCCTGCCTCCAGATATCGACTTGCTTGTCATTTCATGA